A region of Nostoc sp. 'Peltigera membranacea cyanobiont' N6 DNA encodes the following proteins:
- a CDS encoding type I polyketide synthase, producing the protein MTVNTKIEQNIDLDIALVGMSGRFAGAKNLDEFWHNLQNGVESVSFLSNDDLLDLNLEDTVLNNPNYVKAAPVLEDIESFDARFFGFSPKEAEIMDPQHRLFMECAWEALEKAGYDPEIYQGLIGVYAGISTNSYFLHNIYQNYNLTDFTNLYSLNKDFLTTNISYKLNLKGPSIGIQTYCSTSLVAVHLACKSLLDEECDIALAGGVTVKVPQKSGYFYQEGGIFSPDGHCRAFDAKAQGTIFGSGVGIVVLKRLKDAIADRDYIYAVIKGSAINNDGSLKVSYTAPSVDGQAEVVVEALANAGIDADDISYIETHGTGTATGDPVEIAALTKAFRNFTNKNGFCSIGSVKPNIGHIDTASGVASLIKTVLALKYKQIPPSINFEVPNPQIDFVNSPFYVNTKLTEWKTKDTPRRAGVSSLGFGGTNAHVILEEAPEIKHFEESRPWQVLLLSAKTSSALETATANLVAYLKQHLDINLANVAHTLQVGRKAFNYRRMLVCRDIMDAVTTLEIQDQKRVFTVHQEYREQPVIFMFSGQGAQYVDMGRELYEEEATFRKYVDICAQILQPLLNLDIRQILFPKEQEIEVARQQLQETAITQPALFVIEYALAQLWMQWGVQPIAMIGHSIGEYVAAAIAGVFSLEDALILVAKRGKLMQQLPQGSMLAIALPPTDVQFLLDAQPLVELAAINSPSACVVSGTVEAIATFQNQLSSKGIESRLLHTSHGFHSLMMQPMLEAFVQAVNKVKLNPPQIRFISNLTGSWITDEQATSPNYWSQHLRQTVQFSAGISKLLEQFEGIFLEVGPGRTLSTLTTQHLKPDAKQLVLTCLRHAKEQQSDVSFLLQTLGRVWLAGVEIDWSGFYTHERRHRLPLPTYPFERQRYWIDAKSPSLSSSSNSITLDKKQDIADWFYIPSWKRSLLPHFTSPFRAESFDKEWLLFVDDCGVGVQLINRLEQHDKNVIVVEKGQEFRKLREGVYTINPQNRDDYDVLFKELILLGRIPQNIAYLWSLNTFENRQLSKYLEFQSLLFLTQTIGKEKIRDRLQIWLISNQIQEVNGNETLDPEKATVLGLCKVIPQEYPNITCRNLDFVLTNRRGAENAERGGGDFDSYIVDQIINEFIALSPDLVVAYRDRYRWIQTFDSVHLSASADKNILRKEGVYLFPGGLESFAVVLAGYLAKTLQTKLIFIEDSHFPENDKYLHWLENHSQKDEVSRKIQRILTLEELGAEVLVMRADPTNYEQMHQILGSDNIGQIHGVISSVGITRENIFLSIAEIQKTELEKLLDTQIHKITILEKVLQNQKLDFCIILSSLSSVLGGFGLALYSGVNQLIDTFTQRHNQTTYFPWKIINWDKLQLNATQEEKILTQTSGVELAITETESIEVFKRVFSLAEGTQVVISTLDFKARCEYASRMLRDRTFNGDSITNAKFSNQLDSSSRYSRPNLSNSYVAPTNELEKQIVEIWQEVLAITEVGIYDNFYELGGDSLIATQLVSRLRAKFPVELPLRDLLLQATIPAKQAETIEQLLFEKIEELSEDEVALLLGNDIP; encoded by the coding sequence ATGACTGTCAATACGAAAATTGAACAAAACATAGATTTAGATATAGCATTAGTGGGAATGTCTGGTCGGTTTGCTGGGGCAAAAAATCTTGATGAATTTTGGCATAATTTACAAAATGGAGTCGAGTCTGTTTCATTTTTATCCAATGATGATTTACTAGATTTAAATCTTGAAGATACTGTTTTAAATAACCCAAATTATGTTAAAGCCGCACCTGTACTGGAAGATATTGAGAGTTTTGATGCTAGATTCTTTGGTTTTAGCCCTAAAGAAGCTGAAATAATGGACCCCCAACATCGGCTTTTCATGGAGTGTGCTTGGGAAGCTCTTGAAAAGGCTGGATATGACCCAGAAATTTATCAAGGATTGATTGGTGTTTATGCTGGTATAAGCACAAACTCTTATTTTTTACACAATATTTATCAAAACTATAATTTAACGGATTTCACAAATTTATATTCTCTGAATAAAGATTTTTTGACTACAAATATTTCATATAAATTAAATCTCAAAGGACCAAGTATAGGTATCCAAACTTACTGCTCTACTTCATTAGTTGCTGTACATTTAGCCTGCAAAAGTCTACTGGATGAAGAGTGTGATATTGCTTTAGCAGGTGGGGTAACAGTCAAAGTTCCACAAAAGTCAGGCTATTTCTATCAAGAAGGGGGAATTTTTTCGCCTGATGGTCATTGTCGAGCTTTTGATGCTAAAGCGCAAGGGACTATTTTTGGCAGTGGTGTGGGAATTGTCGTTTTAAAAAGATTAAAAGATGCGATCGCAGATAGAGACTACATTTATGCAGTTATTAAAGGTTCAGCAATCAACAACGACGGTTCTTTAAAAGTTAGTTATACAGCACCTAGTGTAGATGGTCAAGCAGAAGTAGTCGTAGAGGCTTTAGCAAATGCTGGAATAGATGCTGATGATATCTCATATATAGAAACTCATGGAACAGGAACAGCTACCGGCGATCCGGTAGAAATCGCAGCGCTAACTAAGGCTTTTCGTAACTTCACTAACAAAAATGGCTTCTGCTCTATCGGTTCAGTAAAACCAAATATCGGACATATAGATACAGCATCTGGTGTAGCAAGTCTCATCAAGACTGTCTTAGCATTGAAATACAAACAAATACCTCCTAGCATAAATTTTGAAGTTCCGAATCCTCAAATTGATTTTGTTAACAGTCCCTTCTATGTCAATACTAAACTTACCGAATGGAAAACTAAAGACACTCCACGTCGGGCTGGAGTTAGTTCTTTGGGATTTGGTGGAACTAATGCTCATGTCATTCTGGAAGAAGCCCCTGAAATAAAACATTTTGAAGAATCTAGACCTTGGCAAGTGCTGTTATTATCAGCTAAAACTAGTTCGGCACTTGAAACTGCAACTGCAAATCTGGTCGCATATTTAAAACAGCATTTGGATATAAATTTAGCGAATGTGGCTCACACATTACAAGTAGGTCGCAAGGCTTTTAACTATCGCCGAATGTTGGTATGTCGAGATATTATGGATGCAGTAACCACCTTGGAAATACAGGATCAAAAACGGGTTTTTACTGTACATCAAGAGTATAGAGAACAGCCTGTTATCTTCATGTTTTCTGGGCAAGGGGCGCAATATGTGGATATGGGGCGAGAACTGTATGAAGAAGAAGCGACATTCCGCAAATATGTTGATATCTGTGCCCAGATTCTCCAACCATTGCTCAATCTTGATATTCGCCAAATACTCTTCCCGAAAGAACAAGAAATTGAAGTTGCCAGACAACAACTGCAAGAAACTGCAATTACCCAACCAGCACTATTTGTAATCGAATATGCTCTTGCCCAATTATGGATGCAATGGGGAGTGCAACCGATAGCGATGATTGGTCACAGCATTGGGGAATATGTCGCAGCCGCGATCGCAGGTGTGTTTTCCCTAGAAGATGCTTTAATACTGGTGGCAAAGCGGGGAAAACTGATGCAACAGTTGCCTCAAGGGAGTATGCTGGCAATTGCATTACCACCAACAGATGTACAATTTCTTTTAGATGCACAGCCATTGGTGGAACTCGCAGCGATTAACAGTCCATCTGCGTGCGTGGTTTCTGGGACTGTAGAAGCGATCGCTACATTCCAAAATCAATTATCTTCCAAAGGAATAGAATCTCGCCTGTTGCATACATCTCATGGGTTTCATTCTCTGATGATGCAACCCATGTTAGAAGCATTTGTCCAGGCTGTGAACAAAGTCAAACTCAACCCGCCGCAGATTCGCTTCATTTCTAATCTTACTGGTAGTTGGATTACAGACGAACAAGCTACAAGTCCTAACTACTGGAGTCAACATCTGCGCCAAACTGTGCAATTTTCTGCTGGGATATCGAAACTGTTAGAGCAATTTGAAGGTATTTTCTTGGAGGTGGGGCCGGGACGGACGTTAAGTACATTAACAACACAGCATCTCAAACCTGATGCCAAACAACTTGTGCTGACTTGTTTACGCCATGCTAAAGAACAACAATCTGATGTTAGCTTTTTGTTGCAGACATTAGGTCGAGTCTGGTTGGCTGGTGTAGAAATAGATTGGTCAGGATTTTATACTCACGAACGCCGCCATCGTCTGCCTTTGCCCACTTATCCTTTTGAACGTCAACGATATTGGATTGATGCAAAATCACCATCACTTTCTTCAAGTAGCAACTCTATAACTTTAGATAAAAAACAAGACATTGCTGACTGGTTTTATATTCCCTCATGGAAACGTTCTTTGCTACCTCATTTTACCTCCCCATTTCGTGCAGAGTCTTTTGACAAGGAATGGCTACTATTTGTTGATGACTGTGGAGTAGGTGTCCAGTTAATTAACAGACTAGAACAGCATGACAAAAATGTAATTGTTGTAGAGAAGGGACAAGAGTTTCGCAAATTGCGTGAGGGTGTATACACTATTAATCCGCAAAACCGCGATGACTATGATGTTTTATTTAAAGAACTGATTTTACTGGGTAGGATTCCCCAAAATATTGCTTATTTATGGAGTCTGAATACTTTTGAAAATCGTCAACTAAGTAAATATCTAGAATTTCAAAGTTTGTTGTTTTTAACTCAAACTATTGGTAAGGAGAAAATTAGAGATCGCTTGCAAATCTGGCTGATCTCGAATCAAATCCAAGAAGTTAACGGTAACGAAACTCTCGATCCAGAGAAAGCAACGGTGTTAGGGTTATGTAAGGTTATTCCTCAAGAATATCCTAATATTACTTGTCGGAATTTAGATTTTGTTTTAACGAATCGCAGAGGCGCAGAGAACGCAGAGAGAGGAGGAGGAGATTTTGATAGTTATATTGTAGACCAAATTATAAATGAGTTTATAGCTTTGTCGCCTGATTTGGTTGTTGCTTATCGCGATCGCTACCGTTGGATACAAACATTTGATTCAGTACATTTATCAGCAAGTGCAGACAAAAATATATTGAGAAAAGAAGGTGTTTACCTGTTTCCAGGTGGACTCGAAAGTTTTGCAGTTGTGCTGGCTGGGTATTTGGCAAAAACTCTCCAGACGAAACTTATATTCATTGAAGATTCTCATTTCCCTGAAAATGATAAATATTTGCATTGGCTTGAAAATCATAGTCAAAAAGATGAAGTAAGTCGAAAAATTCAAAGAATACTAACATTAGAAGAATTAGGTGCAGAAGTTTTGGTCATGCGTGCAGATCCAACTAACTATGAACAAATGCACCAAATTTTAGGATCGGACAATATTGGTCAAATTCATGGAGTAATCTCTTCAGTTGGAATAACGCGCGAAAATATATTTTTATCAATAGCGGAAATTCAGAAAACAGAGTTAGAAAAGTTACTTGACACTCAAATTCATAAAATAACTATTTTAGAAAAAGTATTACAGAATCAAAAGTTAGATTTTTGTATTATTCTTTCTTCTTTATCTTCCGTTCTTGGAGGATTCGGGTTAGCATTATATTCAGGAGTTAACCAACTAATAGATACTTTTACTCAAAGACATAACCAAACTACCTATTTTCCCTGGAAAATCATAAATTGGGATAAATTGCAACTGAATGCAACCCAAGAAGAAAAAATCCTCACACAGACATCTGGGGTAGAATTAGCCATCACCGAGACAGAAAGTATAGAAGTCTTTAAAAGGGTATTTTCTTTAGCAGAGGGAACTCAGGTTGTTATTTCTACTTTAGATTTTAAAGCCAGGTGCGAATATGCTTCGCGTATGCTTCGCGATCGCACATTTAACGGCGACTCGATCACAAACGCAAAATTTTCCAATCAATTAGACTCATCCTCACGCTATTCTAGACCTAACCTCAGTAATTCCTATGTTGCTCCGACTAACGAGTTAGAAAAACAAATTGTGGAAATCTGGCAAGAAGTTTTGGCGATTACAGAAGTTGGTATTTATGACAATTTCTATGAGTTGGGAGGAGATTCCCTCATCGCTACTCAATTAGTTTCTCGATTACGAGCAAAGTTTCCTGTAGAGTTACCTCTACGCGACCTTTTACTGCAAGCGACGATCCCAGCTAAACAAGCAGAAACGATCGAGCAACTTCTCTTTGAGAAAATCGAAGAATTATCAGAAGATGAAGTGGCACTTCTTTTAGGTAATGATATTCCCTAA
- a CDS encoding non-ribosomal peptide synthetase translates to MDKQYSNLSTKKKALLEKWKKGKFPGDTIPRHQTYQNIPLSFSQQRLWFIDQLYQGSSFYNISSAFHLKGILNITALQQSLNEILKRHEVWRTNFTTVNGQPVQEIAPELNWDLPSINLEHLSGKDWEGEVKQLAAIESKKPFNLAKGPLLRATLLRLGEEEHIFLLTMHHIITDGWSVGVFLQELATLYAAFSTNQPSSLPELPIQYADFAVWQRDRLQGELLETQFNYWKQVLSGELPLLQLPTDRPHPAVATFTGAKQYFTFSKTLTDALNQISQREDVTLFMTLVAGFNTLLYCYTNQKDILVGSPIANRNRTELEGMLGLFVNTLVLRNNLSGNPSFRELLHRVREVTLNAYAHQDLPFEKLVEELQPERDLSRNPLYEVMFVLQNTPMSVQEVSGLTLRTLQFDSGTAQLDIFVSMSESQQGLTGFLEYNTDIFDSVTITRFISNFQSLLESIVANPEQQISELSPLTAKEREELLFEWNQTHTDYPPNASLHQLFEQQVKLTPDELALISQSEQLTYRQLNHRVNQLTHYLQKLGITPETLVAICLERSVEMVVGILAILKAGGAYIPLDPSYPVERLSFMLFDSQASLLISQEKILERLPASLVKTVYLDIHKGEIIQESQENPVNTSKADNLAYIIYTSGSTGNPKGVLGTHRGTVNGLHWLWKTYPFTKGEVCCQKTAISFVDSVWEIFAPLLQGIPTAIIPDAIVKDPQLFIESLTYNKVTRIVLVPSLLRLLLDNYSHLIKHLSHLKLWITSGEALSVDLAKTFRKLMPSAKLINLYGSSEVSANVTYYDASLLPEELTSVPIGRPIDNTQIYVLDSYLKPTPVGVVGELYVGGDGLARGYLHRPELTQECFINNPFIPESKLYKTGDLVRYLNDRNLEYLGRRDDQVKIRGFRVELGEIAAAIAQHPDVQECVVIAHDDAQGSMRLIAYIVTPLQEIGQQLLPYLQQKLPNYTIPAAFVVLDAIPLTPNGKVDKRSLPTTEVIRANTILSFVAPRNFTELALMKIWENLLNNHPIGVKDNFFDIGGHSFLAVRLMAQIHDRFGHNLPLSTLFEKPTIEKLATIVSEPSREKSNSPLVAIQVSGSRTPFFCMHGAGGGIRNYFNLSRRLGEDYPFYGLEHVPGEEEPEILSVEETGARYLQEIRQVQPNGPYFLGGHCYGGVIAFEMAQQLQRQGQTVGLLVVIDAILPEITIKSGEDDDAKFLLRMAESIKTSNNIDFSLPFEELQNLPVDEQFHLVNKKANLIFSDTEIQDFLSYYKLFKVHVQAMRDYVPQIYPHSMTLLRATEKIIHDFESPEFHTDDPFLGWGKCCSQPIQVIEVSGDHFSMLVEPHIQALTRQLRICIDRAHFCIENASK, encoded by the coding sequence ATGGATAAACAATACTCTAATTTATCAACGAAAAAAAAAGCTCTCCTAGAAAAATGGAAGAAGGGAAAATTTCCAGGTGATACAATTCCTAGACATCAAACCTACCAAAATATTCCTTTATCTTTCTCACAACAAAGATTGTGGTTTATTGACCAACTTTATCAAGGTAGTTCCTTCTACAACATTTCGAGTGCCTTTCATTTAAAGGGAATACTGAATATAACAGCACTCCAGCAAAGTCTTAATGAAATTCTTAAGCGTCATGAAGTCTGGCGCACAAATTTTACAACTGTCAATGGCCAACCAGTGCAGGAGATTGCACCGGAATTAAATTGGGACTTGCCAAGTATTAACCTTGAACATTTATCTGGCAAAGATTGGGAAGGAGAGGTTAAACAACTTGCAGCTATTGAGAGCAAGAAACCCTTCAATTTAGCTAAAGGGCCATTACTCAGAGCAACTTTACTGCGCTTGGGTGAGGAAGAACACATTTTCCTTTTGACGATGCACCACATTATTACCGATGGATGGTCTGTTGGTGTATTTCTACAAGAGTTGGCGACGCTGTATGCAGCTTTTTCTACAAATCAGCCGTCTTCTTTACCCGAACTTCCCATTCAGTATGCAGATTTTGCAGTTTGGCAGCGCGATCGCTTACAAGGTGAATTACTGGAAACCCAATTCAATTACTGGAAGCAAGTACTAAGCGGCGAATTACCTTTACTACAGTTGCCTACAGATCGTCCGCATCCTGCCGTTGCTACTTTTACTGGTGCCAAGCAATACTTCACGTTTTCTAAAACCTTAACAGATGCGCTTAATCAAATCAGCCAGCGCGAAGATGTAACTTTATTTATGACTTTGGTGGCAGGATTTAATACATTACTGTACTGCTATACAAATCAAAAAGACATTCTAGTTGGTTCTCCAATTGCTAATCGCAACCGAACGGAATTAGAAGGAATGCTGGGTTTATTTGTCAATACCTTGGTGTTGCGTAATAACCTTAGTGGTAATCCTAGCTTCCGTGAATTATTGCATCGAGTCCGTGAGGTAACTCTTAATGCTTATGCACATCAAGATTTGCCTTTTGAGAAACTTGTAGAAGAATTACAACCAGAGCGCGACTTAAGCCGGAATCCACTTTATGAAGTGATGTTTGTCCTGCAAAATACACCAATGTCTGTACAGGAAGTTTCTGGTTTAACCTTGCGTACCTTGCAGTTCGATAGCGGTACGGCTCAGTTGGATATTTTTGTATCGATGTCCGAATCCCAACAGGGATTAACAGGGTTTTTGGAGTACAATACGGACATTTTTGATTCAGTAACAATCACCCGATTTATCAGTAATTTTCAAAGTTTATTAGAAAGTATTGTTGCCAATCCAGAGCAGCAGATTTCCGAATTATCACCATTAACTGCTAAAGAGCGAGAGGAACTATTATTTGAGTGGAATCAAACTCACACAGATTATCCTCCAAATGCGTCTCTCCATCAATTATTTGAGCAGCAAGTAAAGTTAACACCTGATGAATTAGCATTAATTAGTCAATCAGAACAACTAACTTATCGGCAACTTAATCATCGGGTTAATCAGCTAACCCATTATTTACAAAAACTAGGTATAACTCCAGAAACTCTTGTTGCCATTTGTCTAGAACGCTCCGTAGAAATGGTTGTGGGGATTCTGGCTATTCTCAAAGCTGGTGGTGCTTACATTCCCCTCGATCCAAGTTATCCAGTGGAACGCCTTAGTTTCATGCTTTTTGATTCTCAAGCATCGCTATTAATCAGTCAAGAAAAGATATTAGAAAGACTACCTGCATCTTTAGTCAAAACTGTTTACCTAGACATCCACAAAGGCGAAATTATTCAAGAAAGCCAGGAAAATCCAGTTAATACGTCGAAAGCTGATAATTTAGCTTATATTATCTATACTTCTGGTTCTACTGGCAATCCTAAAGGTGTTCTTGGTACTCATCGCGGTACAGTCAATGGCTTACACTGGCTATGGAAAACTTATCCTTTCACCAAAGGAGAGGTTTGTTGCCAGAAAACAGCTATTAGTTTTGTCGATTCAGTATGGGAGATTTTTGCACCATTACTTCAAGGAATTCCAACTGCAATTATTCCCGATGCAATTGTCAAAGACCCACAATTGTTTATAGAAAGTTTGACATATAACAAAGTTACCCGGATAGTACTAGTACCTTCGCTACTGCGCTTACTTCTAGATAACTACAGTCATCTGATTAAACATTTATCGCATCTAAAACTTTGGATAACCAGTGGTGAAGCACTATCTGTTGATTTGGCTAAAACTTTCCGAAAACTGATGCCATCTGCCAAATTAATCAACCTTTATGGCTCATCAGAAGTTTCTGCTAATGTCACTTACTACGATGCCAGCTTATTGCCAGAAGAATTAACTAGCGTTCCGATTGGTCGCCCTATTGATAATACTCAAATTTATGTACTAGATAGTTATTTAAAACCAACTCCTGTAGGAGTTGTTGGTGAACTGTATGTTGGTGGTGATGGATTGGCAAGGGGATATTTACATCGTCCTGAATTAACTCAAGAATGTTTTATTAATAATCCCTTTATCCCAGAAAGCAAACTTTATAAAACTGGCGACTTGGTACGTTATCTTAACGATCGCAATCTTGAGTATTTAGGTCGCCGTGATGACCAAGTAAAAATTCGTGGCTTTCGGGTGGAACTGGGGGAAATTGCCGCAGCGATCGCTCAACATCCAGATGTGCAAGAATGTGTTGTCATTGCCCACGATGATGCTCAAGGCTCAATGCGTCTGATTGCATATATAGTGACTCCCCTGCAAGAGATCGGGCAACAACTCTTGCCCTACTTACAACAAAAGCTGCCGAATTATACGATCCCGGCAGCTTTTGTTGTCTTGGATGCAATACCCCTGACACCCAATGGCAAAGTGGATAAGCGATCGCTTCCAACCACTGAGGTTATCCGAGCCAACACCATTCTATCTTTCGTTGCTCCCCGGAATTTTACAGAATTAGCTTTGATGAAGATTTGGGAAAATCTCCTGAATAATCACCCAATTGGGGTTAAAGATAACTTTTTTGACATCGGTGGTCATTCCTTTTTAGCTGTTCGCTTAATGGCGCAAATTCACGACCGATTTGGGCATAATCTTCCCCTATCTACTCTTTTTGAAAAACCGACAATTGAAAAACTAGCAACTATTGTTAGTGAGCCGTCCCGTGAGAAATCGAACTCTCCCCTAGTCGCAATTCAGGTTTCCGGTTCCAGAACGCCTTTCTTTTGTATGCATGGCGCTGGTGGAGGAATTCGTAATTACTTCAACTTGTCTCGAAGATTGGGTGAAGACTATCCCTTTTATGGTTTAGAACATGTCCCTGGCGAAGAAGAACCGGAAATTCTTTCAGTGGAGGAGACAGGCGCTCGCTATCTCCAAGAAATTCGTCAGGTACAACCGAATGGGCCTTATTTTTTGGGTGGTCATTGTTACGGTGGTGTCATTGCCTTTGAAATGGCGCAACAATTGCAAAGGCAAGGTCAAACTGTAGGTTTGTTAGTTGTGATCGATGCCATATTGCCAGAAATCACCATCAAATCAGGAGAAGACGACGATGCCAAATTCTTACTCCGCATGGCTGAATCGATAAAAACTAGCAATAATATAGACTTTTCTCTTCCCTTTGAGGAACTGCAAAATTTACCAGTAGATGAGCAATTTCATTTGGTGAATAAAAAAGCAAATTTAATTTTTAGCGACACAGAGATTCAGGATTTTCTCAGTTATTACAAACTTTTTAAAGTTCACGTCCAAGCGATGCGAGATTATGTCCCGCAGATTTATCCTCACTCCATGACTCTCTTACGAGCTACTGAGAAAATTATTCATGATTTTGAAAGTCCAGAATTCCATACTGATGACCCTTTCCTAGGTTGGGGCAAATGTTGTAGCCAACCTATTCAGGTTATTGAAGTTTCAGGAGATCATTTCTCGATGTTAGTTGAACCTCATATTCAGGCATTAACCAGACAGTTGAGAATTTGTATCGATCGGGCTCACTTTTGTATAGAAAACGCGAGTAAATAA
- a CDS encoding cytochrome P450, which translates to MKLPAGPKTPNWLLNQQFQADPFGYMDAICQRYGDTIAIMSGSTPTVHVSNPLGIKQIFTNTKEITARGVLNRSFAFMTGNQGILQLDGSRHKHRRKLLMPGFHGVRMQACGRRICELTKKIMSQQVVGKRFLAYPIIEDITLRVGVEVVLGLDEGEHYDKINHLFTTANKQSQSRLFKLVTKLPFGQKDLGRWSPWGYRLHLREEIFQLLYAQVQERRQQADASGNDILSDLIFARDESGELLSDEEVRDLLLSPIFAAQDASATAIAWAMYWIHRLSVVRDRLLEELDTLGEDPDPMSIVALPYLSAVCNEALRIYPTQLFTFPRLVESPIEIMGHELSPGTVLIGNIYLTHQREDLYPQPKQFQPERFLEKQFSPYEFLPFGGGARNCIGGAFALFEMKLVLATILSRYQLALVDKRPEKPKFGGLICYPASGVKMFMHGRRQHQGQSQPSVVSSV; encoded by the coding sequence ATGAAACTACCAGCAGGTCCGAAAACTCCCAATTGGCTGCTGAATCAGCAATTCCAAGCTGACCCCTTCGGCTATATGGATGCAATTTGTCAACGTTATGGCGACACGATCGCCATCATGTCTGGTTCTACACCAACAGTACACGTCAGCAATCCCTTGGGGATAAAGCAGATTTTTACTAATACCAAAGAAATTACAGCTAGGGGTGTATTGAACCGAAGTTTTGCCTTTATGACAGGGAACCAAGGAATACTTCAACTTGATGGCTCGCGTCACAAACATCGGCGGAAACTTTTAATGCCTGGCTTTCATGGTGTGCGGATGCAAGCTTGTGGGCGACGTATTTGCGAACTCACAAAAAAAATCATGAGTCAACAGGTGGTTGGTAAACGTTTTCTTGCTTACCCTATCATTGAAGATATCACCCTGCGGGTGGGTGTTGAGGTCGTCTTGGGCTTAGATGAGGGAGAACACTATGACAAAATTAACCATCTATTTACTACTGCAAACAAACAATCCCAATCTCGTCTTTTTAAACTTGTCACAAAATTACCCTTTGGGCAAAAGGATTTAGGTCGGTGGAGTCCGTGGGGATACCGTCTGCACCTGCGAGAGGAAATTTTCCAATTACTCTACGCCCAAGTCCAAGAACGTCGCCAACAAGCAGATGCTTCCGGCAACGATATCCTCTCGGATCTGATCTTTGCTCGTGATGAATCAGGTGAATTATTAAGTGATGAAGAGGTGCGCGATCTGCTACTATCGCCCATATTTGCAGCTCAGGATGCTTCCGCAACTGCGATCGCTTGGGCAATGTACTGGATTCACCGTTTATCTGTAGTTCGCGATCGCCTTCTTGAGGAACTTGATACCCTTGGTGAAGATCCAGATCCCATGAGTATTGTGGCATTGCCCTACCTCAGTGCTGTCTGTAACGAGGCTTTGCGAATTTACCCAACCCAGTTATTTACGTTTCCCCGGTTGGTAGAGTCACCAATTGAGATAATGGGCCATGAATTGAGTCCGGGAACAGTACTCATTGGTAATATTTATTTGACGCATCAGCGGGAAGATTTATATCCACAACCAAAGCAATTTCAGCCAGAGCGTTTTCTCGAAAAACAATTTTCTCCCTATGAATTTCTGCCCTTTGGCGGCGGTGCGCGTAATTGTATTGGTGGGGCTTTTGCTTTGTTTGAAATGAAACTTGTACTGGCGACAATTCTTTCACGTTATCAATTAGCGTTGGTTGACAAGCGACCAGAAAAACCAAAATTTGGGGGTCTGATTTGTTACCCGGCTAGTGGCGTAAAAATGTTCATGCATGGTCGTCGTCAGCATCAAGGACAGTCGCAGCCATCGGTTGTTAGTTCAGTTTAA